One Mycolicibacterium pulveris genomic region harbors:
- a CDS encoding TetR/AcrR family transcriptional regulator has product MVDRTVRKTSRAARRQAQTRADLIRAATELIAERGLDGLRVSDITERADVAFGTFYNQFKAKDDIVEAVVADALVGLAGSIENSPASDDPALAVAATTRAIVRIAYDDPTLARLLVNLEHAEARFERIIRPQAGAVLERGMATGVFDIDDLPTVLTMSIAAAFEVIRGIVDGRLGEGADLTCAAVLLRMAGMDAATAAGYAHRTLNQ; this is encoded by the coding sequence GTGGTCGACCGCACCGTCCGCAAGACGTCCCGTGCCGCTCGCCGGCAGGCGCAGACCCGCGCCGACTTGATCAGGGCGGCCACCGAACTCATCGCCGAACGGGGACTCGACGGGTTGCGGGTCAGCGATATCACCGAGCGCGCCGACGTCGCGTTCGGAACCTTCTACAACCAGTTCAAGGCCAAGGACGACATCGTCGAAGCGGTGGTCGCCGACGCACTTGTCGGCCTCGCCGGCTCGATTGAGAACTCACCCGCCAGCGACGACCCGGCGCTCGCAGTTGCGGCGACTACCAGGGCAATCGTGCGGATCGCCTACGACGACCCGACCCTGGCGCGCCTGCTGGTCAATCTCGAACACGCCGAGGCCCGCTTCGAGCGGATCATCCGCCCGCAGGCGGGGGCGGTGTTGGAGCGCGGGATGGCGACCGGGGTGTTCGACATCGACGATCTACCGACGGTGCTCACCATGTCGATCGCCGCGGCGTTCGAGGTGATCCGCGGCATCGTCGACGGCCGGTTGGGGGAGGGCGCGGACCTGACCTGTGCCGCGGTGCTGCTGCGGATGGCCGGCATGGACGCCGCGACGGCCGCGGGCTATGCGCACCGGACGCTGAATCAGTAG
- a CDS encoding FAD-dependent oxidoreductase gives MTDLRTAVIGAGVAGLAAARRIAQTGGAPTVFESQDRVGGRIKTIRRNGLTFDVGAFIYLGSYSEAAQEMTDVGLGSQMRKVDAYGAMPKSGRLHYLDLRNPLKTLGTEYLSLGSKLKLAKLAWFLAKHWKDLNYTDASGIAAIDSETVTEYCRRELNEELLDYLAAVVVRGPWLSDPSYASVGQLLWTLKNFFKPYFYGLDDGMNALPRAMAADLDDVRLSTPVIDVTDSGDHVEVTFEHDGRQHTEEFDTAVVATTTSTALEIYPQISGFSREYYANTEYICSVNTHLALNERPTNPATYIMCSPREQPDLCGVIVDHLKAHNRCGPAQGMITTFCRHEWCLDHLDAPDQKVLDAVLQFVKPYYGDLSSKVEDYEIGRWREVVPIMSKGRFKAVDRFMRDTDPSARVQLAGDIGPIPGVNGALVSGQAAGDRIAARSRRLRKASA, from the coding sequence GTGACCGATTTGCGAACGGCCGTTATCGGTGCCGGTGTCGCCGGACTCGCCGCTGCCCGCCGGATCGCGCAGACGGGCGGCGCGCCGACCGTCTTCGAATCGCAGGACCGGGTCGGCGGCCGGATAAAGACGATCCGGCGCAACGGCCTGACGTTCGACGTCGGCGCTTTCATCTACCTCGGCAGTTATTCCGAGGCGGCACAGGAGATGACCGACGTCGGCCTGGGGTCGCAGATGCGCAAGGTCGACGCCTACGGGGCGATGCCCAAGTCGGGCCGACTGCACTACCTCGACCTCCGCAATCCCCTTAAAACGCTTGGCACCGAGTATCTCTCGCTGGGCAGCAAGCTGAAGTTGGCCAAGCTCGCGTGGTTCTTGGCCAAGCATTGGAAAGACCTCAACTACACCGACGCGAGCGGGATCGCCGCGATCGACTCCGAGACGGTTACCGAGTACTGCCGGCGCGAACTCAACGAGGAGCTGCTGGACTATCTCGCAGCGGTGGTGGTTCGCGGACCCTGGCTCAGCGATCCGTCGTATGCATCGGTGGGCCAGCTTCTCTGGACGTTGAAGAACTTCTTCAAGCCGTACTTCTACGGGCTGGACGACGGTATGAACGCCCTACCGAGGGCCATGGCGGCAGATCTGGACGATGTCCGGTTGTCCACCCCGGTCATCGACGTCACCGACTCCGGGGATCACGTCGAGGTGACGTTCGAGCACGACGGCCGCCAGCACACCGAGGAGTTCGACACCGCGGTTGTCGCCACCACGACGTCGACTGCGTTGGAGATCTATCCGCAGATCTCAGGATTCAGCCGCGAGTACTACGCGAACACCGAATACATCTGCAGCGTCAACACCCACCTGGCGCTGAACGAGCGGCCGACCAACCCGGCGACCTACATCATGTGCTCGCCACGTGAACAGCCCGATCTGTGCGGGGTGATCGTCGATCACCTCAAGGCACACAATCGATGCGGCCCCGCCCAGGGCATGATCACCACCTTCTGCCGCCACGAGTGGTGCCTGGACCATCTGGACGCACCGGATCAGAAGGTACTCGACGCCGTACTGCAGTTCGTCAAACCGTATTACGGCGACCTGAGTTCGAAGGTCGAAGACTACGAGATCGGCCGGTGGCGCGAAGTGGTGCCGATCATGTCGAAGGGTCGGTTCAAAGCCGTGGACCGCTTCATGCGGGACACCGATCCGTCGGCACGGGTACAGCTCGCCGGCGACATCGGGCCCATTCCCGGTGTGAACGGGGCGTTGGTTTCGGGGCAGGCGGCAGGCGACCGGATTGCCGCACGGTCCCGCCGTCTGCGGAAGGCATCAGCATGA
- a CDS encoding DUF1295 domain-containing protein encodes MSEFVKLLGVDPASNLSVFLFCTIFTFAVVTVLWVLGLFQGNHSMMDGWYGFAYAVPALFAYLIVDAQSVTAALLLVMVMLHGGRLGWYLAARWRRYVPKHGGDPRYLGFVEQFSPGYWWKSFFRVMEPQAVIIVLIGLPSVVGILVNREPDGGITPLAVLGIVVFGIGWYFETVADGQLQAFLALPERPRYLNTGVWTHSRHPNYFGTTTVWWGIWLVAVAGNPACWWTVIGPIINTIMLTSVLGSKFQDNYMGSRPDYRELMARTRRFLPIPVSQNAISRNAGTAARTGRQNV; translated from the coding sequence ATGAGCGAGTTCGTGAAACTGCTGGGCGTCGATCCGGCCAGCAACCTGAGCGTGTTCCTGTTCTGCACGATCTTCACCTTCGCGGTGGTCACGGTGCTGTGGGTGCTCGGCTTGTTCCAGGGCAATCACTCGATGATGGACGGCTGGTACGGGTTCGCGTATGCGGTGCCCGCACTGTTCGCCTATCTGATCGTCGACGCGCAGTCGGTCACCGCGGCGCTGCTTCTTGTCATGGTGATGCTGCACGGCGGGCGGCTCGGCTGGTACCTGGCCGCCCGGTGGCGGCGCTATGTTCCCAAGCACGGTGGGGATCCGCGCTACCTCGGCTTCGTCGAACAGTTCAGCCCGGGCTACTGGTGGAAGAGCTTCTTCCGGGTGATGGAACCGCAGGCGGTCATCATCGTGCTGATCGGTCTGCCGTCGGTGGTGGGGATCCTGGTGAACCGGGAACCCGACGGCGGAATCACGCCGCTCGCCGTCCTCGGCATCGTGGTGTTCGGCATCGGGTGGTATTTCGAGACGGTCGCCGACGGGCAGCTGCAGGCGTTTCTCGCGCTTCCCGAGCGACCGCGCTACCTCAACACCGGCGTGTGGACACACAGCCGTCATCCCAATTACTTCGGCACCACCACCGTGTGGTGGGGCATCTGGTTGGTCGCTGTGGCCGGAAACCCGGCCTGCTGGTGGACGGTGATCGGCCCGATCATCAACACCATCATGCTCACTTCGGTGCTCGGGTCGAAGTTCCAGGACAACTACATGGGCTCCCGGCCGGACTACCGGGAGTTGATGGCCCGTACCCGCAGGTTCCTGCCGATCCCGGTGTCGCAGAACGCAATCAGCCGCAATGCCGGAACCGCCGCACGCACCGGTCGGCAGAACGTATGA
- a CDS encoding phytoene desaturase family protein, which translates to MNPCAVDLLFTNLEPSIITELRLESFGLRQASPDPWGAYLGPDGQAIGLWRSLDRTVEEIGRYSTRDAAKFAELCELWCDFWYVAAPYLTDHPTRPRARTIAELGWRVLRKRKHLAPVVRMLLASPHQLIETMFTSEEAKTMLAVYASGSEAPLREPGSGAVLGVIMLHIAWGIKRPIGGMAQFTRALTACLHHHGGRTRTDTAVEEILVRDGRAMGVRLTDGTSLHARHVVGAVDPSTLMCKLVDSAHLSDDLLAEFRNIRINGWGINNTKIDVALDRRPKLKCERPELWGSYMLVADDYAYVERALDTAARGTIPAETPMWALMPSAADRSQVPPGSAGDTMYLFCTAVPDRLTDGSGWQAHRKSFGEQAIAAFDHVAPGTADAVLGSWVKSPDELRDMADGGSYVVVDMSLNQMGPNRPSPALSGYRTPIAGLWHTGAGAHPMGGVHGWAGRTTARQLLKKL; encoded by the coding sequence ATGAATCCGTGTGCGGTGGATCTTTTGTTCACCAACCTCGAACCGTCCATCATCACCGAACTGCGGCTGGAGTCGTTCGGCCTGCGCCAGGCCAGCCCGGACCCCTGGGGAGCGTACCTCGGCCCCGACGGGCAGGCGATCGGGCTGTGGCGATCGCTGGACCGGACCGTCGAGGAGATCGGCCGCTACTCGACACGCGATGCCGCGAAGTTCGCCGAGCTGTGCGAACTGTGGTGCGACTTCTGGTATGTCGCGGCGCCCTACCTGACCGACCATCCGACCCGGCCACGCGCCCGCACGATCGCCGAGCTCGGCTGGCGGGTACTGCGCAAGCGCAAGCACCTGGCACCGGTGGTCCGGATGCTGCTGGCCTCACCACACCAGCTCATCGAGACGATGTTCACCTCCGAAGAGGCCAAGACGATGCTGGCGGTCTACGCCTCCGGTTCCGAAGCACCGCTGCGGGAACCGGGCTCGGGCGCGGTGCTCGGCGTCATCATGTTGCACATTGCATGGGGTATCAAACGGCCGATCGGCGGAATGGCGCAGTTCACCCGTGCGCTCACCGCCTGCCTGCACCATCACGGCGGCCGGACCCGCACCGATACCGCGGTCGAGGAAATCCTGGTCCGCGACGGCCGGGCCATGGGCGTCCGCCTCACCGATGGAACGTCGCTGCACGCGCGCCACGTCGTCGGCGCCGTCGATCCGAGCACGCTGATGTGCAAGCTGGTCGACTCCGCTCATCTCAGCGATGACCTGCTGGCTGAGTTCCGCAACATCCGGATCAATGGCTGGGGCATCAACAACACCAAAATCGATGTCGCGCTTGACCGTCGACCAAAGCTCAAGTGTGAACGTCCCGAGCTGTGGGGAAGCTACATGCTGGTCGCCGACGACTACGCGTATGTCGAGCGTGCCCTCGACACCGCGGCGCGCGGAACCATCCCCGCCGAGACACCGATGTGGGCACTCATGCCGTCGGCCGCCGATCGATCTCAGGTGCCTCCCGGGAGCGCCGGGGACACCATGTACCTGTTCTGCACCGCGGTACCGGACAGGTTGACCGACGGTAGCGGCTGGCAGGCGCACCGCAAGTCCTTCGGCGAACAGGCGATCGCCGCGTTTGACCATGTGGCGCCGGGGACGGCAGACGCTGTCCTCGGCAGCTGGGTGAAAAGCCCGGATGAATTGCGGGACATGGCCGACGGGGGCAGCTACGTCGTCGTCGACATGTCGCTGAACCAGATGGGTCCGAACCGGCCGTCGCCCGCGCTGTCGGGTTACCGTACGCCGATCGCCGGGCTGTGGCACACCGGCGCCGGCGCGCATCCGATGGGCGGCGTGCACGGCTGGGCCGGCCGCACGACGGCCCGTCAACTCCTCAAGAAGCTGTAG
- a CDS encoding protoporphyrinogen/coproporphyrinogen oxidase, with product MSSIVVVGAGLSGLTAAYRLSTGGADVVVLEAGPRPGGRVDTETHGAYVVDTGPDALTAGYARYLRLVEDLGLQHRLADTAAVIGLVRDGRIIDVDPGKPWRLPFTPALSFAAKIRMLGGLVHARKAIAEVDSYEMSCSAARDDPERSAAEFATDLFGTEVADYLIDPLMRLTTGSGAANASCVNVLGALGAWSSSLKTVRGGLGIVTDELADRLDVRYGATVTRVDDTATGVVIGYHDESGEHEMAADGCVIGAMYHQATEMWPTLSAACPAFGDKLRNVKLISVSLGYSAHTATRAYPVLVPTTENPEALLIFMQHNKCADRAPDGHSLVTIYTDTTVTDSFLDRTDRELELWAAGIIEGLCPELVGRREMSVVTRWPMAGYLADPGFWRRSSRLLESLPTDGRVKVAGDLFGAGSMESATRWGERAAEELLRHLDDHR from the coding sequence ATGAGCTCAATCGTTGTGGTGGGAGCCGGGCTGTCGGGGCTGACCGCGGCCTACCGGCTGTCGACCGGCGGCGCCGACGTGGTGGTGCTTGAGGCGGGTCCCCGCCCCGGTGGTCGGGTGGACACCGAAACGCACGGCGCCTATGTCGTCGATACCGGACCGGACGCGCTCACCGCGGGTTATGCCAGGTATCTGCGGCTTGTCGAAGACCTCGGCCTGCAGCACCGGCTGGCCGACACCGCCGCGGTGATCGGCCTGGTGCGTGACGGCCGAATCATCGACGTCGACCCGGGCAAGCCGTGGCGGCTGCCGTTCACGCCCGCACTGAGTTTCGCCGCCAAGATCCGGATGCTCGGTGGGCTCGTGCACGCACGCAAGGCCATTGCCGAGGTGGACTCCTACGAGATGTCCTGCTCGGCCGCGCGGGACGACCCGGAACGGTCGGCAGCGGAGTTCGCGACCGACCTGTTCGGGACCGAGGTCGCCGACTACCTCATCGACCCACTGATGCGGTTGACGACGGGCAGCGGGGCGGCCAACGCGTCGTGCGTGAACGTGCTGGGCGCGTTGGGAGCCTGGTCGAGCTCCTTGAAAACGGTGCGCGGCGGGCTCGGGATTGTCACCGACGAACTCGCTGACCGACTCGATGTGCGCTACGGCGCCACGGTCACCAGAGTCGACGACACCGCCACCGGAGTCGTGATCGGATACCACGACGAATCCGGGGAGCACGAGATGGCCGCCGACGGCTGTGTGATCGGCGCGATGTACCACCAGGCCACCGAGATGTGGCCCACCTTGTCGGCGGCCTGCCCGGCTTTCGGGGACAAGCTGCGCAACGTCAAGCTCATCAGCGTGTCGCTGGGCTATTCCGCCCACACCGCGACCCGCGCCTACCCGGTCCTGGTCCCGACAACGGAAAACCCAGAGGCGCTGCTGATCTTCATGCAGCACAACAAATGTGCCGACCGGGCACCGGACGGCCACAGCCTGGTGACCATCTACACCGACACCACCGTCACCGACTCGTTTCTCGACCGCACCGACCGCGAACTGGAACTGTGGGCGGCCGGCATCATCGAGGGGCTGTGCCCCGAGCTGGTCGGGCGCAGGGAGATGTCCGTGGTGACTCGGTGGCCGATGGCGGGCTATCTGGCCGATCCCGGCTTCTGGCGACGATCCAGCAGGCTACTCGAATCGCTGCCCACAGACGGTCGAGTCAAGGTGGCGGGGGATCTGTTCGGTGCCGGCTCGATGGAATCGGCGACACGTTGGGGCGAGCGTGCCGCAGAAGAGCTACTGCGGCACCTCGATGATCACCGATGA
- a CDS encoding TetR/AcrR family transcriptional regulator: MATSRNERSERILRAAMHLFHERGYDGVGVDLIGERAGMSGPAIYRYFSGKDEILITLLDEAIDRVLMATGGDFDDPREDLEHLVRGHVQRALEERELMSVWTRERHAIPQQYRSRLRSRVNRYIDRWADCLNACYPGNSRDVLVSAVHATHGLIDSTAFWPAPSLKLPALDEVLTGMALSGLEYLAQAAPRTPARKSARKTSAGRSA; the protein is encoded by the coding sequence GTGGCCACATCACGCAACGAGCGTTCAGAGCGGATTCTTCGAGCGGCGATGCATCTGTTCCACGAACGCGGATATGACGGCGTCGGGGTCGACCTGATCGGTGAGCGGGCGGGGATGTCGGGTCCCGCCATCTACCGCTACTTCAGCGGAAAGGACGAGATCCTGATCACCCTGCTCGACGAGGCCATCGACCGGGTGTTGATGGCGACCGGTGGCGATTTCGACGACCCGCGCGAAGACCTCGAGCATCTCGTTCGCGGCCACGTGCAACGGGCGCTGGAGGAACGCGAGCTGATGAGCGTGTGGACCAGGGAGCGTCATGCGATCCCCCAGCAATACCGGTCCCGGCTGCGCTCCCGGGTCAACCGGTACATCGACCGCTGGGCGGACTGCCTGAACGCGTGTTATCCGGGAAATTCCCGGGACGTCCTGGTCAGTGCCGTGCACGCCACCCATGGACTGATCGATTCGACGGCGTTCTGGCCCGCCCCGTCGCTGAAACTGCCGGCCCTAGACGAGGTCCTGACCGGGATGGCGTTGTCCGGTCTGGAATACCTGGCGCAGGCCGCTCCGCGAACCCCTGCACGCAAGTCGGCGCGCAAAACCAGTGCCGGCCGTTCGGCCTGA
- a CDS encoding TetR/AcrR family transcriptional regulator, whose product MASPRSDSGSDVRARILKAAHDLFTKQGFQSTTTKEISARARVAEPTVFRHFGSKVELFEAAILEPFNRVVDEWTRSWSEMSTEITLEQLAENLVDSLYSVIWEDRKVFRELLAARSDPNSALYPSAVAISAQFREGLSAVLDVGIDIARTRELVYVDPPATIGAVASMIIGSVLLGDWAYPANRRTPGRTRMVREMARLIVDGIAHRHP is encoded by the coding sequence GTGGCCAGCCCTCGTTCCGACAGCGGAAGCGACGTTCGCGCCCGCATCCTCAAGGCAGCCCACGACTTGTTCACCAAGCAGGGCTTCCAGTCGACCACCACCAAAGAGATCAGTGCGCGGGCCCGGGTCGCCGAACCCACGGTGTTTCGCCACTTCGGTTCCAAGGTCGAGCTGTTCGAGGCCGCCATTCTGGAGCCGTTCAACCGTGTCGTCGACGAGTGGACGCGGTCCTGGTCCGAGATGTCCACCGAGATCACTCTGGAGCAGCTCGCCGAGAACCTGGTGGACAGCCTGTACTCGGTCATCTGGGAAGACCGCAAGGTCTTCCGCGAACTGTTGGCCGCGCGGTCGGACCCCAACTCGGCACTTTACCCTTCGGCGGTGGCGATCAGCGCACAGTTTCGCGAGGGCCTCAGCGCCGTTCTCGATGTCGGCATCGACATCGCCCGGACCAGGGAGCTGGTCTACGTGGACCCCCCGGCCACCATCGGTGCGGTTGCCAGCATGATCATCGGCTCAGTGCTGTTGGGTGACTGGGCATATCCGGCCAACCGGCGTACGCCGGGACGGACCCGGATGGTCCGCGAGATGGCGCGCCTGATCGTCGACGGCATCGCCCATCGGCACCCCTGA
- a CDS encoding spirocyclase AveC family protein, producing the protein MTAVSDHVSTAAPPRVRQVPAAVMLAAVGAVIVVYALWTWGAWLLDGPAPVTASRDSSSPSWWVARVYESIIVVVVVVLSVRIIRQCRRERRLVFDAVMVIAGFFTLFWDPMVNWMQPNFMYSSNWLNLNTWVAHAPGVVNPTAGIMPQPVFIMLIYPFGLLGFAIVLNHGMRWMQRRFPRINNVGLIAFTYAYGWLLAFCLEAPTFLSNLWGLPGAPARFSLFPNDQRFAWAEYITTSIVFTTFAAVRYFRNDRGETIGERGLDAMNPAARTTVSILATIAMFAMSMWVLLLIQIPAGLHSSPYPEGYPAHQINGLCDIPGNPNWPQPTEYGPCPGSPGFRMPVKNTFEPDGSP; encoded by the coding sequence GTGACCGCTGTGTCCGATCACGTGAGCACCGCAGCGCCACCGAGGGTTCGCCAGGTTCCAGCGGCCGTGATGCTGGCGGCGGTGGGCGCCGTCATCGTCGTCTACGCGCTATGGACCTGGGGCGCATGGCTTCTCGACGGCCCAGCTCCGGTCACCGCGAGCCGGGACAGCTCGTCGCCGTCGTGGTGGGTGGCCCGAGTCTACGAATCCATCATCGTGGTGGTCGTGGTGGTGCTGTCTGTGCGCATCATTCGTCAGTGCCGCCGGGAGCGTCGACTGGTCTTCGACGCGGTGATGGTGATTGCCGGATTCTTCACGCTGTTCTGGGATCCGATGGTCAACTGGATGCAGCCCAATTTCATGTACAGCTCGAACTGGCTGAACCTGAATACCTGGGTGGCGCACGCTCCCGGGGTGGTCAACCCCACCGCCGGGATCATGCCGCAGCCCGTCTTCATCATGCTCATCTACCCGTTCGGGTTGCTCGGGTTTGCGATCGTGTTGAACCACGGCATGCGTTGGATGCAGAGGCGTTTCCCGCGGATCAACAACGTCGGCCTGATCGCCTTCACCTACGCGTACGGCTGGCTGCTGGCGTTCTGCCTCGAGGCGCCCACCTTCCTGTCCAACCTGTGGGGGCTGCCGGGGGCGCCGGCCCGATTCTCGTTGTTCCCCAACGATCAACGGTTCGCGTGGGCCGAGTACATCACGACCTCGATCGTATTCACGACCTTCGCGGCGGTTCGCTACTTTCGTAACGACCGCGGCGAGACGATCGGGGAACGCGGTCTGGACGCCATGAACCCGGCAGCCAGGACGACGGTGTCGATCCTCGCCACCATCGCGATGTTCGCGATGTCGATGTGGGTCCTGTTGCTCATCCAGATTCCCGCGGGGTTGCACTCCTCGCCCTACCCGGAAGGTTATCCCGCACACCAGATCAACGGTCTGTGCGATATTCCGGGTAATCCGAACTGGCCGCAGCCCACCGAATACGGCCCGTGCCCCGGTAGTCCCGGCTTCCGGATGCCGGTGAAGAACACCTTCGAACCCGACGGCAGCCCCTGA
- a CDS encoding TetR/AcrR family transcriptional regulator, which yields MAAAHELFTTNGYRGTTTREISRRAGIAEPTLFRHFGSKAELFETTILEPFGEFIDKWIASWQDYSTATSVEQMAQGLVEGLFTLVRQDRKLFQELIEARTDPTNDLHTSAVAISSRMREGLRAVQDTGLEIADARHLEHLDPPATIATVAAMVIGAVLLDDWIVPAGMRAPSQSRMISEMTKMVTHGITGRPS from the coding sequence GTGGCCGCCGCCCACGAGCTGTTTACCACCAACGGCTACCGGGGCACCACCACCAGGGAGATCAGCCGACGCGCCGGAATCGCCGAACCCACGCTGTTCCGCCACTTCGGCTCCAAGGCCGAGTTGTTCGAAACCACGATTCTCGAGCCATTCGGCGAGTTCATCGACAAGTGGATTGCTTCGTGGCAGGACTACTCAACGGCGACGTCGGTCGAACAAATGGCCCAAGGACTCGTCGAAGGACTGTTCACGCTGGTCCGACAGGACCGAAAGCTGTTCCAGGAGTTGATCGAAGCCCGAACCGATCCGACGAACGACCTACACACGTCTGCGGTCGCGATCAGTAGCCGGATGCGGGAGGGTTTGCGCGCCGTACAAGACACAGGGTTGGAGATTGCCGATGCTCGCCACCTTGAGCATCTGGATCCCCCGGCGACCATCGCAACCGTCGCGGCCATGGTGATCGGGGCTGTGTTGCTCGATGACTGGATCGTGCCCGCGGGGATGCGCGCGCCCAGCCAGAGCCGGATGATCAGCGAGATGACCAAGATGGTCACCCACGGCATAACCGGTCGACCCAGCTGA
- a CDS encoding spirocyclase AveC family protein, translated as MATISRGRGQAAGGLPNLPVAQRSRPVLWWTTIGALILAFQLVVLTRWIFGPNYIPTAPGPDPLPHWQSVVFAVLQIGIPVGAVILLYIWVIRPWRIHRHLTTDSMIALAASTVFFWDMCMNYTSVSLLYNSHLVNRGAWANGSWPTWTSPNANKLPEPLLIVPPAYTALVFSQVVVILWLLRKAKDRWPRMNVVGTIAVIVVGLTLTDTLVEGLVLRTGVYAYPGGIRAITLFAGETYQLPLSETVLFGGFALGAIACLSHFRNDRGQTVVERGIESIKLSVKARQAVKFFAIYGAIHLAFVVLYMVPQQWFATHSDPFPDGYPSYMINDMCASGADGKTCPGPGVPMPRPAHNP; from the coding sequence GTGGCTACGATCTCCCGGGGGCGCGGCCAGGCCGCAGGCGGACTGCCGAACCTGCCGGTGGCGCAACGCTCCCGGCCGGTGCTGTGGTGGACTACCATCGGCGCACTCATTCTCGCCTTTCAGCTTGTGGTCCTGACTCGGTGGATCTTCGGCCCAAATTACATCCCGACAGCGCCCGGTCCCGATCCGCTACCTCATTGGCAGTCAGTCGTTTTCGCGGTGTTGCAGATCGGTATACCGGTCGGCGCGGTGATCCTGCTCTACATCTGGGTGATCCGGCCGTGGCGCATACACCGACACCTCACCACGGACTCCATGATCGCGTTGGCGGCGTCCACCGTGTTCTTTTGGGACATGTGTATGAATTACACGTCGGTGTCCCTGCTGTACAACTCTCACCTGGTCAACCGCGGCGCGTGGGCCAATGGTTCGTGGCCCACGTGGACCAGCCCAAACGCCAATAAGCTTCCCGAACCGTTGTTGATCGTTCCCCCGGCATACACGGCATTGGTGTTCTCGCAAGTGGTCGTCATTCTTTGGCTGCTACGCAAGGCCAAGGACCGATGGCCGCGGATGAATGTGGTCGGCACCATTGCCGTGATCGTGGTCGGCCTGACGCTTACTGACACCCTCGTGGAAGGATTGGTGCTGCGGACCGGTGTCTACGCCTATCCAGGTGGTATCAGGGCCATCACCTTGTTTGCCGGCGAGACTTACCAACTCCCCTTGTCCGAAACGGTCTTGTTCGGCGGATTCGCCCTCGGTGCGATCGCGTGCTTGAGTCACTTCCGTAATGATCGCGGCCAGACCGTCGTCGAGCGGGGGATCGAGTCGATCAAGCTGAGCGTCAAAGCCAGACAGGCGGTGAAGTTCTTCGCCATCTACGGCGCGATTCATCTGGCCTTCGTCGTCCTGTACATGGTGCCGCAGCAGTGGTTCGCTACCCACTCGGATCCGTTCCCGGACGGCTACCCGTCCTACATGATCAACGACATGTGCGCATCGGGTGCGGACGGAAAGACGTGCCCCGGTCCCGGTGTCCCAATGCCCAGGCCCGCCCACAACCCCTAG